A genomic region of Acidimicrobiales bacterium contains the following coding sequences:
- a CDS encoding dihydroorotate dehydrogenase: MFPNPVLTASGTAGYGHELADHLDLASLGAVIVKSLHAEPWEGNPAPRVHATPAGMLNSVGLQGPGVEAWLTHDLPALAATGARVVASIWGRTVDEFARAAELLADAPPEVVAVEVNASCPNLEDRRALFAHSAVATAAVVDAAAAAGRPRWAKLSPNTPELPEMAAAAVSAGAEAVTVANTVLGMVIDTESRRPLLGAGRGGLSGPAIRPVAVRAVFDTREALPEVPIIGVGGVASAEDAVEFLLAGASAVQVGTATFADPRAPARILRDLGRWCDRRGVIALDELIGVAHG, translated from the coding sequence GTGTTCCCCAATCCCGTCCTGACCGCCTCGGGTACCGCCGGCTACGGCCACGAGCTGGCCGACCACCTGGACCTGGCCTCCCTGGGTGCGGTGATTGTGAAGTCCCTGCACGCCGAGCCCTGGGAGGGGAACCCGGCCCCCCGGGTGCACGCCACGCCGGCCGGCATGCTGAACAGCGTTGGCCTTCAGGGCCCCGGGGTGGAGGCCTGGCTAACTCACGACCTGCCTGCCTTGGCGGCGACGGGAGCCCGGGTGGTGGCCAGCATCTGGGGGCGCACAGTCGACGAGTTCGCCCGAGCCGCCGAACTACTGGCCGACGCCCCGCCCGAAGTGGTAGCCGTGGAGGTCAACGCCTCGTGCCCGAATCTGGAGGACCGGCGGGCCCTGTTCGCCCACTCGGCCGTCGCCACGGCGGCTGTGGTTGACGCCGCAGCGGCCGCCGGGCGTCCCCGGTGGGCCAAGCTCAGCCCGAACACCCCGGAGCTGCCTGAGATGGCGGCGGCCGCCGTGTCGGCGGGGGCCGAAGCGGTCACCGTGGCCAACACGGTGCTGGGCATGGTCATCGACACGGAGTCCCGCCGGCCCCTGCTGGGCGCCGGTCGAGGAGGCCTCAGCGGACCGGCCATCCGGCCGGTGGCCGTCAGGGCCGTCTTTGACACCCGGGAGGCGCTGCCAGAGGTGCCCATCATTGGGGTGGGCGGCGTGGCCAGCGCCGAGGATGCCGTGGAGTTCCTTCTGGCTGGTGCCTCGGCCGTGCAGGTAGGCACGGCAACCTTCGCTGATCCCCGGGCGCCGGCCCGGATCCTGCGGGACCTCGGCCGGTGGTGTGACCGTCGCGGGGTGATCGCCCTGGACGAGCTGATCGGAGTGGCCCATGGCTGA
- the carB gene encoding carbamoyl-phosphate synthase large subunit has product MPRRNDIGSILLIGSGPIVIGQACEFDYSGTQACRALREEGYRVVLANSNPATIMTDPDFADATYVEPLRLDVMEAIIARERPDALLPTLGGQTALNLAMELAEAGVLDRYEVELIGADAEAIATAEDRERFKVAMQEIGLVVPLSGIAHTMSEARTVVADIGLPVVIRPAYILGGRGTGIASNPEEFEAAAAKGIEASPISEILIEKSIAGWKEYELEVMRDRADNCVVICSIENLDPMGVHTGDSITVAPAQTLSDVEYQQMRDAAFACLRRVGVETGGSNVQFAVDPATGQQVIIEMNPRVSRSSALASKATGFPIAKIAAKLAVGYTLDEIPNDITRETPAAFEPTIDYVVTKIPRWAFEKFPGTSGVLGTSMQSVGEVMAIGRTFAESLQKGMRSLENGRLGLNGDPAEAALDALDDEALLAAAMVPTPARVAQLEVLLRRGVDPDVVHQATWVDPWFLDQILAISEERLHLESVGPDAMGRGDWRRAKQMGFSDAQLAHLWDRDVADVRSDREAAGVRPTYKTVDTCAAEFAAETPYHYSAWEDEDEVRPSDRPKVMILGSGPNRIGQGIEFDYCCVHASFALREAGFETIMVNCNPETVSTDYDTSDRLYFEPLTPEDVANIIDAEQPMGIIVSLGGQTPLKLAATLPPELIAGTSSASIDLAEDREQWNALCRDLGIPQPPGGTAVDADGALAIAAQVGYPVLVRPSYVLGGRAMEIIYDDAQMVRAMAEMSDFGSLGIEGGLSAERPVLVDRFLEDATEVDVDAVRDRLGDVMIGAVMEHVEEAGVHSGDSACVIPPPHLSASVVARIEDHTLAIAEALDVRGPINVQFAVKDDEVYVIEANPRASRTVPFVAKATGVPLAKVASRVMMGATLAELRDEGLLCERVVGDHVAVKEAVLPFNRFPEADPVLGPEMRSTGEVMGIDLTTGLAFMKSQISAGGALPESGTVFLSLADRDKVVGLEAARGLQDLGLGVVATSGTAEYLRANGVPVDTVVAKLGEEGTDAVELVRSGAVQMVVNSPRGRGPRADGEHIRAAAGAQGIPLMTTANAALAAARGLADWQRFPLAVRTLQEYHRGVRRSEQEIVQ; this is encoded by the coding sequence ATGCCCCGTCGGAACGACATCGGGAGCATCCTGCTCATCGGCTCGGGTCCCATCGTCATCGGCCAGGCCTGCGAGTTTGACTACTCGGGCACCCAGGCCTGTCGCGCTCTGCGCGAGGAGGGCTACCGGGTCGTCCTGGCCAACTCGAACCCGGCGACCATCATGACCGACCCGGACTTCGCCGACGCCACCTACGTAGAGCCACTCCGCCTCGACGTCATGGAGGCCATCATCGCCCGGGAGCGTCCCGACGCCCTGCTGCCTACCTTGGGCGGTCAGACGGCCCTGAACCTGGCCATGGAACTGGCCGAGGCCGGGGTACTGGACCGGTACGAGGTGGAGCTCATCGGGGCCGACGCTGAGGCCATCGCCACGGCCGAGGACCGGGAGCGGTTCAAGGTGGCCATGCAGGAGATCGGCCTGGTCGTGCCCCTGTCAGGCATCGCCCACACCATGTCCGAAGCCCGGACGGTGGTGGCCGATATCGGCCTCCCGGTGGTTATCCGCCCCGCCTACATCCTGGGGGGCCGCGGGACCGGCATCGCTTCCAACCCTGAGGAGTTCGAGGCAGCGGCCGCCAAGGGCATCGAGGCCAGCCCCATCTCCGAGATCCTGATCGAGAAGTCGATCGCGGGGTGGAAGGAATACGAGCTGGAGGTAATGAGGGACCGGGCCGACAACTGCGTGGTCATTTGCTCCATAGAGAACCTCGACCCGATGGGCGTCCATACCGGCGACTCCATCACCGTGGCCCCCGCCCAGACACTGTCCGACGTCGAGTACCAGCAGATGAGGGATGCTGCTTTCGCCTGCCTGCGCCGGGTGGGCGTTGAGACGGGCGGGTCCAACGTCCAGTTCGCCGTGGACCCGGCCACCGGTCAGCAGGTCATCATCGAGATGAACCCACGGGTAAGCCGCTCGTCGGCCTTGGCCTCCAAGGCCACCGGTTTCCCGATCGCCAAGATCGCCGCCAAACTGGCCGTCGGATACACGCTGGACGAGATCCCTAACGACATCACCCGGGAGACACCAGCCGCCTTCGAGCCGACCATCGACTACGTGGTGACCAAGATCCCGCGGTGGGCTTTCGAGAAGTTCCCCGGCACGTCTGGTGTGCTGGGGACGTCCATGCAGTCGGTAGGAGAGGTCATGGCTATCGGCCGGACGTTCGCCGAGTCGTTGCAGAAGGGCATGCGGTCCCTGGAGAACGGCCGCCTCGGCCTAAACGGCGATCCGGCTGAGGCCGCCCTGGACGCCCTGGACGACGAGGCCCTGTTGGCCGCCGCCATGGTGCCCACGCCGGCCCGAGTCGCCCAACTAGAGGTCCTGCTGCGCCGTGGGGTGGATCCCGACGTGGTGCACCAGGCCACCTGGGTGGACCCCTGGTTCCTCGACCAGATCCTGGCCATCAGCGAAGAGCGCCTGCACCTGGAGTCGGTCGGACCCGATGCCATGGGACGAGGCGACTGGCGGCGGGCCAAGCAGATGGGCTTCTCGGACGCCCAGCTGGCCCATCTGTGGGACCGGGACGTCGCCGACGTGCGGTCAGATCGCGAGGCGGCCGGGGTGCGCCCCACCTACAAGACGGTCGACACCTGCGCAGCGGAGTTTGCCGCCGAAACGCCGTACCACTACTCGGCCTGGGAGGACGAGGACGAGGTCCGGCCGTCCGACCGGCCCAAAGTGATGATCCTGGGGTCGGGCCCCAACCGGATCGGCCAGGGCATTGAGTTCGACTACTGCTGCGTGCACGCCAGCTTTGCTCTGCGGGAGGCCGGCTTCGAGACGATCATGGTCAACTGCAACCCGGAGACCGTGTCGACCGACTACGACACCAGTGACCGCCTCTACTTCGAACCGCTCACCCCGGAGGACGTGGCCAACATCATCGATGCCGAGCAGCCGATGGGCATCATCGTCTCGCTGGGCGGCCAGACCCCGCTGAAGCTGGCCGCCACACTGCCCCCCGAGCTGATCGCCGGCACTAGCTCCGCGTCGATCGACCTGGCCGAGGATCGCGAGCAGTGGAACGCCCTGTGCCGCGACCTGGGAATTCCCCAACCCCCGGGCGGTACGGCGGTGGACGCCGATGGGGCCCTGGCCATCGCCGCCCAGGTGGGGTACCCGGTGCTGGTCCGCCCGTCCTACGTGCTTGGAGGTCGGGCCATGGAGATCATCTACGACGACGCCCAGATGGTCCGGGCCATGGCCGAAATGAGCGATTTCGGCAGCCTGGGCATCGAGGGCGGCCTGTCGGCCGAGCGCCCGGTGCTGGTGGACCGCTTCCTGGAGGACGCCACCGAGGTCGACGTGGACGCCGTTCGCGACCGTCTCGGTGACGTGATGATCGGTGCCGTCATGGAACACGTAGAGGAGGCCGGCGTCCACAGCGGCGACAGCGCCTGCGTGATCCCGCCACCCCACCTGTCGGCGTCCGTGGTGGCCCGCATCGAGGACCACACGCTGGCTATCGCCGAGGCGTTGGACGTCCGGGGTCCGATCAACGTCCAGTTCGCCGTGAAAGACGATGAGGTCTACGTGATCGAGGCCAACCCCCGGGCGTCGCGGACCGTGCCGTTTGTGGCCAAGGCCACCGGCGTGCCCTTAGCCAAGGTGGCCAGCCGAGTGATGATGGGGGCCACCCTGGCTGAGCTGCGAGACGAGGGCTTGCTGTGCGAGCGGGTGGTCGGCGACCACGTGGCGGTAAAGGAGGCAGTCCTGCCGTTCAACCGGTTCCCGGAAGCCGACCCGGTCTTGGGGCCGGAGATGCGGTCCACCGGAGAGGTCATGGGGATCGATCTGACCACCGGGTTGGCCTTCATGAAGTCCCAGATCTCGGCCGGTGGCGCCCTGCCCGAGTCGGGGACCGTCTTCCTGTCGCTGGCTGACCGGGACAAGGTGGTGGGCTTGGAGGCAGCCCGAGGCCTACAGGACCTGGGCCTGGGCGTGGTGGCCACCAGCGGTACGGCCGAGTACCTCCGGGCCAACGGGGTGCCGGTCGACACCGTGGTGGCCAAGCTTGGTGAGGAGGGCACCGACGCCGTGGAACTGGTCCGGTCGGGCGCTGTCCAGATGGTGGTCAACAGCCCCCGCGGTCGTGGCCCCCGGGCCGACGGCGAACACATCCGCGCCGCTGCGGGCGCCCAGGGGATTCCTCTAATGACCACGGCCAACGCTGCTCTGGCCGCCGCCCGTGGGCTGGCCGATTGGCAGCGCTTCCCGTTGGCCGTCCGAACGCTGCAGGAGTACCACCGGGGTGTGCGGCGCTCGGAGCAGGAGATTGTCCAGTGA
- the rpoZ gene encoding DNA-directed RNA polymerase subunit omega has product MQRHDSMVNPAIEGLLETADSKFRLVTVSSKRARQINSYFGQLGEGLGASIPPQVTSTSRKPLSIAFEELAAGKIEAVEPPDEPEDVDTLLDAIDAELADQSGEDLPEGAVPEAEAEGDEGA; this is encoded by the coding sequence GTGCAGCGTCACGACAGCATGGTCAACCCGGCGATCGAGGGACTTCTCGAGACGGCCGACTCCAAGTTCCGCCTGGTCACAGTGAGTTCCAAGCGCGCCCGGCAGATCAACTCCTATTTCGGTCAGCTAGGCGAGGGTCTAGGGGCGTCGATCCCGCCGCAGGTCACCTCGACGTCGCGAAAGCCGCTGTCCATCGCCTTCGAGGAACTAGCGGCGGGCAAAATCGAAGCTGTGGAGCCGCCGGACGAGCCGGAGGACGTGGACACCCTGCTGGACGCCATCGACGCCGAGTTGGCTGACCAGTCGGGCGAGGACCTCCCCGAGGGCGCGGTGCCCGAGGCCGAGGCCGAGGGCGACGAGGGCGCCTGA
- the metK gene encoding methionine adenosyltransferase: MSDNWTFTSESVTEGHPDKMADQISDAVLDAMLTTDPNSRVACETLITTGMVVVAGEVTTTDYVDIPETVRDTVCEIGYDREDFGFDGRTCGVMVALDAQSTDIARGVDDSEEARTGSSDDDDLDRQGAGDQGMMFGYACDETDVLMPLPIHLANRMAERHAEVRKAGTIPYLRPDAKTQVTFDYEGNRPVRLHTVLVSTQHNDGIDRDSMIRPDLVEQIIRPVIPEAFSDDDFEVHVNPTGRFVIGGPVGDTGLTGRKIVVDTYGGMARHGGGAFSGKDPSKVDRSASYAARWVAKNLVAAGAASRCELQVAYAIGMAHPVSVLVETFGTETVDPTRIAACVQEVFDLRPAAIIRDLDLKRPIYRRTAAYGHFGRDGFPWEATDRVDDVRSALDLS, from the coding sequence ATGAGCGACAACTGGACCTTCACCTCGGAATCGGTCACCGAGGGCCATCCAGACAAGATGGCCGACCAGATCTCGGACGCCGTGCTGGACGCCATGCTGACCACAGACCCGAACAGCCGGGTGGCCTGCGAGACCCTGATTACCACTGGCATGGTCGTGGTGGCTGGCGAGGTCACCACGACGGACTATGTGGACATCCCTGAGACCGTGAGGGACACCGTCTGCGAGATTGGCTACGACCGGGAGGACTTCGGGTTCGACGGCCGGACCTGCGGCGTAATGGTCGCTCTTGACGCCCAGTCCACCGACATCGCCCGGGGTGTGGACGACTCGGAGGAGGCCCGGACCGGCTCCTCGGACGACGACGACCTGGACCGCCAGGGCGCCGGCGACCAGGGGATGATGTTCGGATACGCCTGCGACGAGACCGACGTCCTGATGCCGCTGCCCATCCACCTGGCCAACCGCATGGCCGAGCGGCACGCCGAGGTCCGAAAGGCCGGAACCATCCCCTACCTGCGTCCCGACGCCAAGACCCAGGTCACCTTCGACTACGAGGGCAACCGGCCGGTTCGCCTACACACCGTGCTAGTGAGCACCCAGCACAACGATGGGATCGACCGAGACTCCATGATCCGCCCCGACCTCGTGGAGCAGATCATCCGACCGGTCATCCCGGAGGCCTTCTCCGACGACGACTTCGAGGTCCACGTCAACCCGACGGGCCGCTTCGTGATCGGCGGCCCAGTAGGCGACACCGGCCTGACCGGCCGCAAGATCGTGGTCGACACCTACGGCGGCATGGCCCGGCACGGCGGCGGCGCCTTCTCGGGTAAGGACCCGTCGAAGGTCGACCGATCGGCGTCTTACGCTGCCCGCTGGGTGGCCAAGAACCTGGTGGCGGCCGGCGCGGCCAGCCGCTGCGAACTCCAGGTGGCCTACGCCATCGGGATGGCCCATCCGGTGTCCGTTCTGGTCGAGACGTTCGGGACCGAAACCGTGGACCCGACCCGCATCGCAGCCTGTGTGCAGGAAGTCTTTGACCTTCGGCCGGCGGCCATCATTCGTGACCTGGACCTCAAGCGGCCGATCTACCGGAGGACCGCCGCATACGGACACTTCGGACGGGACGGGTTCCCGTGGGAAGCGACTGATCGGGTGGACGACGTCCGGTCGGCCCTCGACCTGTCCTGA
- the pyrF gene encoding orotidine-5'-phosphate decarboxylase produces the protein MADHEVPEEVRRRLCLVLDVDDLVAARRTADLLAPWFGTVKVGLELFSAAGPEAVATFAESGFDVFCDLKLHDIPNTVRSAARVLGASGARWVTVHTSGGAPMLQAAVAGLTEGAASVGAAVPGALGVTVLTSDDVAGADVLTARCELAATSGCEGIVCAAPDLPTTDPWSDRLVRVVPGIRMPGGATHDQARVATPREALAAGADLLVVGRAVTAADDPVQAATDLAAHLAG, from the coding sequence ATGGCTGACCACGAGGTGCCCGAGGAGGTCCGGCGCCGGCTGTGCCTAGTCCTGGACGTGGACGACCTGGTGGCCGCCCGGCGGACCGCCGACCTGCTGGCCCCGTGGTTCGGCACAGTCAAGGTGGGCCTGGAGCTGTTCTCAGCCGCCGGGCCGGAGGCCGTGGCAACGTTCGCGGAATCCGGCTTCGATGTGTTCTGTGACCTCAAGCTGCACGACATCCCCAACACCGTGCGGAGTGCCGCCAGGGTGCTGGGTGCCTCGGGGGCGCGGTGGGTGACCGTGCACACCTCGGGCGGCGCTCCGATGCTGCAGGCTGCCGTGGCGGGGCTGACCGAGGGGGCAGCCAGCGTGGGGGCCGCGGTCCCCGGAGCGTTGGGAGTGACCGTCCTGACCAGCGACGATGTGGCAGGCGCCGACGTCCTCACCGCCCGGTGCGAGCTGGCGGCCACTAGCGGCTGCGAGGGGATCGTGTGCGCCGCTCCGGACCTCCCGACTACCGACCCCTGGTCGGACCGGCTGGTCAGAGTGGTGCCGGGGATCCGGATGCCTGGCGGGGCAACTCACGACCAGGCCCGGGTAGCCACGCCCCGTGAGGCCCTGGCCGCCGGGGCCGATCTCCTGGTGGTAGGCCGGGCCGTGACGGCCGCCGACGATCCGGTCCAGGCGGCCACGGACTTGGCCGCCCACCTAGCCGGCTGA
- the carA gene encoding glutamine-hydrolyzing carbamoyl-phosphate synthase small subunit, whose product MSRRTVTEAALVLADGEVFEGEAIGAEPDGGVATGEVVFNTVLAGYQEVVTDPSYAGQIITFTVSHIGNYGVNDDDHESRRPFCRGVVVRDLARRRSNWRSTGDLDGLLQAHGVPGIAGVDTRRLTRHLRDAGAMPGAFGTADVATLAAAAADEPGTDGIDLVASVTCDVPTVVASTGGARRIVAYDFGIKATILRHLSGLGEVTVVPASTPAADVLDRNPDGVFLSNGPGDPGPLDDIRLNIGALLGAVPVFGICLGHQLLAGTLGAETYKLPFGHHGGNHPVRNLSTGAVEITSQNHNYCVAEGSLPAAELTHVNLNDQTVEGIRCLDVPAFSVQYHPEAGPGPHDSRYLFDEFEDLMALVRGPAPTGGRR is encoded by the coding sequence GTGAGCCGTCGGACGGTCACCGAAGCCGCCCTGGTCCTGGCCGACGGCGAGGTTTTCGAGGGTGAGGCCATCGGCGCCGAACCGGACGGCGGCGTTGCCACCGGCGAAGTGGTGTTCAACACGGTGCTGGCCGGCTACCAGGAGGTGGTCACCGACCCGTCGTACGCCGGGCAGATCATCACCTTCACCGTGTCCCACATCGGGAACTACGGCGTGAACGACGACGACCACGAAAGCCGCCGCCCCTTCTGCCGGGGCGTTGTGGTGCGCGACCTGGCCCGCCGGCGCAGTAACTGGCGGTCCACCGGGGACCTGGACGGGCTGTTGCAGGCCCACGGCGTTCCCGGGATCGCCGGGGTGGACACCCGGAGGCTCACTCGTCACCTCCGCGACGCCGGGGCCATGCCCGGGGCCTTCGGTACTGCCGACGTAGCCACCCTGGCTGCCGCTGCGGCGGACGAACCCGGGACCGACGGGATCGACCTGGTGGCCTCAGTGACTTGCGACGTCCCGACCGTGGTGGCCTCCACGGGTGGCGCCCGGCGCATCGTGGCCTACGACTTCGGCATCAAGGCCACCATCCTGCGCCATCTCTCCGGCCTGGGCGAGGTCACCGTCGTTCCGGCCTCCACCCCTGCTGCCGACGTACTGGACCGGAATCCCGACGGGGTTTTCCTATCCAACGGCCCCGGTGATCCCGGTCCGCTGGACGACATCCGTCTCAATATCGGGGCCCTGCTCGGAGCGGTCCCCGTCTTCGGCATCTGCCTGGGCCACCAACTACTGGCTGGCACCCTGGGCGCCGAGACCTACAAGTTGCCGTTCGGCCACCACGGCGGGAACCACCCCGTACGCAACCTGTCGACCGGAGCGGTGGAGATCACCAGCCAAAACCACAACTACTGCGTGGCCGAGGGGTCACTCCCGGCGGCCGAGCTGACCCACGTCAACCTCAACGACCAAACCGTAGAAGGGATCCGCTGCCTTGACGTGCCGGCGTTCAGCGTGCAGTACCACCCGGAGGCCGGCCCCGGCCCCCACGACAGCCGCTACCTGTTCGACGAGTTCGAAGACCTGATGGCCTTGGTCCGCGGCCCGGCACCGACCGGAGGTCGGCGCTGA
- a CDS encoding integration host factor, giving the protein MAGLPQLTDEQRRAALAKAAEARRVRAEIKELLKMGTLSLSELLDRSDNDRILAKMKVLSVLEALPKLGKVKARRTMDEVGISDSRRLRGLGSQQRAELVARFG; this is encoded by the coding sequence ATGGCAGGACTTCCTCAACTCACCGACGAACAACGACGAGCCGCCCTGGCAAAGGCGGCCGAGGCCCGACGGGTGCGGGCCGAGATCAAGGAGCTTCTCAAGATGGGGACGCTGTCCCTGTCCGAGTTGCTGGATCGGTCTGACAACGACAGGATCCTGGCCAAGATGAAGGTGCTGTCCGTCCTGGAGGCGCTGCCCAAGCTGGGCAAGGTGAAGGCCCGCCGGACCATGGACGAGGTTGGGATCAGTGATAGCCGCCGCCTGCGGGGCCTCGGTTCCCAACAGCGAGCCGAGTTGGTGGCGCGTTTCGGCTGA
- a CDS encoding dihydroorotase, with amino-acid sequence MSVVLRGGRIIDRDGERTLDVEVGDDGRIAAVGTGLSGDVELDASGCVISPGFVDLHVHLREPGQEEAETIETGARGGSLGGYTALVAMPNTDPTTDCVAVVEQVRTLGRRSTCEIIPSAAMTVGRRGTDMAPMGELVDAGVGIFTDDGTGLQDPRLMRRVMEYSTGLTGRLGRPVVLAQHCEVTALSTGGFMHEGEWSSRLGIPGQPAESEELMVMRDIALVRLTGAHTHFQHLSTAASVAMVRGAKAAGLPVTAEATTHHLTLTDAACASYNPVFKVHPPLRTDADVQAIRDGLADGTIDAIATDHAPHAPHAKELPFDQAPPGMLGLETAFALTLGESGLDLPEVLALLSWKPAAIAGVADRHGAPILPGNPANLCVVDPDEVWKVSGAAMASRSCNTPYEGRHLRGRVRHTLRAGEPVVVDGEARR; translated from the coding sequence GTGAGCGTGGTCCTGCGCGGAGGGCGCATCATCGACCGAGACGGCGAACGCACGCTAGACGTCGAGGTGGGAGACGACGGTCGGATCGCCGCCGTAGGTACCGGCTTGTCGGGTGATGTGGAACTGGACGCCTCGGGCTGTGTGATCTCGCCCGGGTTTGTGGACCTCCACGTCCACCTCCGGGAGCCGGGCCAGGAGGAAGCCGAGACCATCGAGACGGGGGCCCGGGGCGGATCGCTGGGGGGCTACACCGCCCTAGTGGCCATGCCCAACACCGACCCGACCACCGATTGCGTGGCTGTAGTCGAACAGGTCCGGACGCTGGGAAGACGGTCAACCTGCGAGATCATCCCCTCGGCTGCCATGACGGTGGGCCGACGGGGCACCGACATGGCTCCCATGGGGGAGTTGGTAGACGCCGGGGTGGGCATCTTCACCGACGACGGGACCGGCCTCCAGGATCCCCGCCTCATGCGCCGGGTCATGGAGTACAGCACCGGCCTGACCGGCCGCCTAGGCCGTCCGGTGGTCCTGGCCCAGCACTGCGAGGTCACGGCCCTTTCAACCGGAGGCTTCATGCACGAGGGAGAGTGGTCGTCCCGTCTCGGGATCCCTGGCCAGCCGGCCGAGTCCGAGGAGCTCATGGTCATGCGCGACATCGCCCTGGTGCGCCTCACCGGGGCCCACACCCACTTCCAGCACTTGTCCACCGCAGCGTCGGTAGCCATGGTGCGGGGGGCCAAGGCCGCCGGGCTTCCGGTGACCGCCGAGGCCACCACCCACCACCTCACCCTCACCGACGCGGCATGCGCCTCCTACAACCCAGTATTCAAGGTCCACCCGCCACTGCGCACCGACGCCGACGTACAGGCCATACGAGACGGGCTGGCCGACGGGACCATCGACGCCATCGCCACCGACCACGCGCCGCACGCCCCGCATGCCAAGGAGCTGCCGTTCGATCAGGCCCCACCGGGGATGCTGGGCCTGGAGACGGCCTTCGCCCTGACCCTCGGCGAGTCGGGGCTGGACCTACCCGAGGTGCTGGCCCTGCTTTCCTGGAAGCCAGCGGCCATCGCTGGGGTGGCCGACCGGCATGGCGCGCCGATTCTGCCCGGGAATCCGGCCAACCTATGCGTGGTTGATCCCGACGAGGTCTGGAAGGTCTCCGGCGCGGCTATGGCCAGCCGGAGTTGCAATACCCCGTACGAGGGCCGCCACCTGCGGGGTCGGGTCCGCCACACTCTCCGCGCCGGCGAACCGGTCGTGGTGGACGGCGAGGCCCGCCGGTGA
- the coaBC gene encoding bifunctional phosphopantothenoylcysteine decarboxylase/phosphopantothenate--cysteine ligase CoaBC: MGSLAGRRIVLGVTGGVAAYKAVEVCRRLVDAGAHVAPVLTQGALHFVGRATFDALASEPVQTSLWDEPHPIPHTRLGQGADLVVVCPATARLLSDYRTGRSGDLLTATLLATRAPVIVCPAMHTEMWEQPSIQENVGVLASRGVTVVGPEDGRLAGGDVGAGRLADPATVVAAAEEVLGATRGDAGGDLAGLTVLVTAGGTREPICPVRFLGNRSSGKQGHALVAEAAARGAQVRCVTTQPGTAPAGPGIDVTAVDTAAEMAAAVAAQAVDADIVLMAAAVADFRPVEVATEKIKKGDGPAEIRLEPTVDILAELGRSRSNGQVLVGFAAETRDLRQNAAAKLAAKGIDLIVANDVSAPQVGFEHDTNAVLVLDAGGGVREVPLADKREVAGVVLDAALAVHKTNRTGNGDAR; this comes from the coding sequence ATGGGATCACTCGCCGGACGCCGGATCGTTCTCGGGGTCACCGGGGGCGTCGCCGCCTACAAGGCCGTCGAGGTCTGTCGGCGCCTGGTCGACGCTGGTGCCCACGTGGCACCGGTTCTCACCCAGGGAGCCCTCCACTTCGTGGGTCGGGCCACCTTTGACGCTCTGGCGTCGGAGCCCGTCCAGACGTCCCTGTGGGACGAACCCCACCCGATCCCGCACACCCGCTTGGGCCAGGGGGCCGATCTGGTCGTGGTGTGCCCGGCCACGGCCCGCCTACTGTCCGACTACCGGACGGGCCGTTCAGGGGACCTCCTGACAGCCACCCTGCTGGCCACCCGGGCGCCGGTCATCGTGTGTCCGGCCATGCACACCGAAATGTGGGAGCAGCCCTCGATTCAGGAGAACGTGGGCGTCCTGGCGTCAAGGGGCGTAACCGTCGTTGGACCCGAGGACGGGCGCCTGGCCGGCGGCGACGTCGGAGCGGGCCGTCTAGCCGACCCGGCCACCGTGGTGGCCGCTGCCGAGGAGGTCCTGGGGGCCACCCGGGGCGACGCCGGTGGCGACCTGGCCGGCCTGACCGTGCTGGTGACGGCCGGAGGGACCCGGGAGCCGATTTGCCCGGTCCGGTTCCTGGGCAACCGGTCCTCGGGCAAGCAGGGCCACGCCCTGGTGGCCGAGGCGGCCGCCCGCGGGGCCCAGGTCCGCTGCGTGACCACCCAGCCAGGCACGGCGCCCGCCGGCCCGGGCATTGACGTCACGGCGGTCGACACAGCGGCCGAGATGGCTGCCGCGGTAGCCGCCCAGGCCGTCGACGCCGACATCGTCCTCATGGCAGCCGCCGTAGCCGACTTCCGACCAGTCGAGGTGGCCACCGAGAAGATCAAGAAGGGCGACGGCCCGGCCGAGATCCGCCTGGAGCCCACAGTCGACATTCTCGCCGAGCTGGGTCGGTCCCGGAGCAACGGACAGGTGCTGGTGGGGTTCGCGGCAGAGACCCGAGATCTGCGCCAGAATGCGGCGGCGAAGCTGGCCGCGAAAGGGATCGACCTGATCGTGGCCAACGACGTGTCGGCCCCCCAGGTGGGGTTCGAGCACGACACCAACGCCGTGCTGGTCCTGGATGCCGGCGGCGGTGTACGGGAGGTGCCGTTGGCCGACAAGCGGGAGGTGGCCGGCGTCGTGTTGGACGCCGCCCTGGCCGTCCACAAGACGAACCGGACCGGAAACGGAGACGCCAGATGA